The Emys orbicularis isolate rEmyOrb1 chromosome 4, rEmyOrb1.hap1, whole genome shotgun sequence genomic sequence TAACCCCCAGCCAAGATGCAGTGTTTGTTGTGTCTGACCCACCCAAGAccgatggctatccagcctccttttgaaaacctccagtgaaggagcttccacaacctcccttggcaggTCTGTTCCATTGCCCAACtgttctgacagttaggaagcttttcctgggGTTTAATCTAAATcggctgtgctgtagtttgaacccactgccacttgtcctgccctctgtggcaagagagaaaaaCTTTTCTCCAATTTTTTTATGGCAGTGTTTCAAGTAGTTGAAGATGGCTATCATGTCcctccttaatctcctcttttccaaactaaacatacccagttccttcagcctttgcttgcattccatccctttgatcacctTTGTCACTCCTCTCCGGATCCTTTCTAGTTTCTCTACTTCCTTTCAAATGATGCCTAGCCATATAATACCATGAAGCTATATTTGCAAATGCCAGGGATGCAGACTTTGAAAATTCTAAAGTGatctttctattttattttataatctcTTTTCTTTAAAAGGAGTAAAAATCTTGGCAATTATAAAGACTCACATGAAATGAGTTTAAGTTTGCAAATGTCACACAGCCGGACCAGCATAACTTGGCTTTTGTATCTTGGCTTTCTACTGTATTTCACAAtggtggtattattatttattatttatttatttatttattatccacCTCCCAGCCCCATGCAGTTAATCTTGAATCATAAGCTTTACCTTGGCTGTGTTTCTTTCTTCTACCCCAACAGCATCGATCGCACCTGGAATATATGGCACATGGCAATCATACTGGAGTGTCCATGTTCATCCTTCTAGGATTCAAAGGCAGTCGATCACTGCAAGCTGTCCTCTTTGGGATGTTTTTGCTTATCTACAGCATGAGCCTAGCGGGGAATCTCAGCATGATCTCTTTAATCAGGATCGAGACGCGGCTACACACCCCCATGTATTTTTTCCTCAGCAACTTGTCCCTTGTAGACATCACTTACTCTTCCATTATTGCCCCTAAGGCACTGGTGAACTTCTTAGCAGAGAGTAAAGTCATTTCCTTTGCTGGGTGTGCCACgcaatttttttttcactccTTCTCTGTGAACTCTGAGGGTTTACTTCTGGCTGTGATGGCATATGATCGCTTCATAGCTATATGCAAGCCGCTGATGTACACACTCATTATGTCCAGGAAAGTCTGTGTCCAGCTGGTAGTTGCATCATACATTTATGCCTCCATTAATGCCATTGTGCATACAGGCTCTTTGTTCAGCCTGTCCTTCTGTGGCCCCAATATCATTGATCACTTTTTCTGTGACATCCCCCCACTCCAGAAACTCTCCTGCTCTGACACTCGCATGGGTGACACAGTGCATTTcctctttgctgctgtagctgcaCTAAGTACTATCCTGGTCATCCTCATTTCCTATGTTTCTATCATGGTGGCCATCTTGCGGATCCGCTCCAACGAGGGCAGacgcaaagccttctccacctgcacctcccacctGATGGCTGTGTCTATACTGTATGGGGCTCTGTTCTTTATGTACTTACGACCCACATCCAGCAACTCATCAGAGTATGACAAAGTGGTGTCCATGTTCTATACCCTTGTGATCCCCATGTtgaaccccctgatctacagcctgaggaacaaggaggtgaagGACGCCTTGAGGAAGACAATATACCAGAAAATTATTCCTCACTGAATCTAACTGAGAGGATGAGTTTCATGATTTAATAATAAACAGAAGTGAGAGGAGCTGGCCTGAAAATGGAATTTCTCTCCTATGGAAAatgttgagatttcaaaaaaaataatcatcctAACTCAGGACAAAAAGTTAAAATCTCAAAATACTTTGTGGGcgggaaattctgaaaaattccattttgggaaaaccaaaatggatttttttggctgACTGGCCACCCGCCTAGAAGGCTCTTCCCAATTTCATTTCCTCTCTGTTGGTAGAACACGAGATTGGCACGGACTTTCCAAGAAGGTAGCTGAGTCCTGTCCTTTCGACTtctccaatggaaaaaaaaaatcagcaaaaataaaaatttcctCCCTAAAATTTTGTGAGAAAGGTATGTTCTACCAGAAGATCATcccaatggaaaattcccaactggCTCTAGTGATGAGGGAAAAGTGAGATCTTGCTGCTGTTGCCCCTGTCACTGGGCCTTGCATGGTGAGAAAGAAGGCAGGAGCAACATAAGAGGGAGATGCCTTATGGCTCCAACTCAGAGAAGTGGAGCCAATGTCCAGAGAGGGCCGAAGGAAGGTGGAGCAGCAGAGAGGCTTATGTCCTGACGTCTCCTTGCAGAACAGCTGAATCCTAATGGACAGTGAGAAGGGCCATGGGAGTGAGGGATGCTCCCTGGCAAGGATGTGGGAGTGCCCACTAGGAAGTGGGGGGTTGCACCTGAGAAGGAAGGGCTGGacggtgggaggggaggggactgtTCTGGcacagggaaggaagaggacagcTAAGGAGCTGAGCTGTGATGGAGGACACTGGGGTATGGGGAGAACAAGGACTGTATGCACTGGGATGATATGGAGTACTTCCCTGGAAGTCAGGGAGATCCCAGATGCTGGGTATTCAGGcagtcacccccccacacacaccccggcagCACACCTGGCAGGCAGCCTGGGGAACTGGCCCCCAGGATGATTACTGTTTGAGTAAGAGCCTGAAATGAAGAGCTTGGAGTTACccaaaagggaaactgagacgAGGGGCCACTTGCAGGGCTGCCTCAAAGCCACAAAGAGACATTCGGGAGGAGGCCACACATTTACAGACTGAATTAAAATGCACCACAGGAAGCCTGGTCTTCCTGCCTGGTTTCCTACTTGCTGGCTGATGAGTGGGTGGGCATGCCACCCTGTTCCTCCAAGCTCTCAGGCTCCCCAGCCTACCTGGTCCCTGGGATCCCCATCTTCCTGGGCAGCCAGTTGCCCAGGctgcctgcttgctgtgctgatgGACTGGAGAATTTCCTGCATCCCCAGGATCTGAGACTTCCCTGGCTTCTAGGATGCCCAGATTGTCCGCTTCCCTAGCCACTGTTTTTTCTATATTCAATCCGCTTTATTtagttggctttttaaaataagttctCTCTGAAGGACTTTATATATTTGAAGCTCTTCTTCATGAGGTGAAGACAGGCTGAAATCATTCTGATTCAGTGTTATTTTCCCCCAGAATTAGGTATTTGAGTGAGTATTTGAGGTAGTTGATCCTCCCTTTAATAGTCACTGTGATCCGGTATAAACGATAGCACAAGAAGCAAGGCAGGAGAGAATCAGAGTCAATAAcggcaacttccccccccctcccc encodes the following:
- the LOC135877459 gene encoding olfactory receptor 5AP2-like isoform X2 yields the protein MENGNHTGVSMFILLGFKGSRSLQAVLFGMFLLIYSMSLAGNLSMISLIRIETRLHTPMYFFLSNLSLVDITYSSIIAPKALVNFLAESKVISFAGCATQFFFHSFSVNSEGLLLAVMAYDRFIAICKPLMYTLIMSRKVCVQLVVASYIYASINAIVHTGSLFSLSFCGPNIIDHFFCDIPPLQKLSCSDTRMGDTVHFLFAAVAALSTILVILISYVSIMVAILRIRSNEGRRKAFSTCTSHLMAVSILYGALFFMYLRPTSSNSSEYDKVVSMFYTLVIPMLNPLIYSLRNKEVKDALRKTIYQKIIPH
- the LOC135877459 gene encoding olfactory receptor 5AP2-like isoform X1, with protein sequence MAHGNHTGVSMFILLGFKGSRSLQAVLFGMFLLIYSMSLAGNLSMISLIRIETRLHTPMYFFLSNLSLVDITYSSIIAPKALVNFLAESKVISFAGCATQFFFHSFSVNSEGLLLAVMAYDRFIAICKPLMYTLIMSRKVCVQLVVASYIYASINAIVHTGSLFSLSFCGPNIIDHFFCDIPPLQKLSCSDTRMGDTVHFLFAAVAALSTILVILISYVSIMVAILRIRSNEGRRKAFSTCTSHLMAVSILYGALFFMYLRPTSSNSSEYDKVVSMFYTLVIPMLNPLIYSLRNKEVKDALRKTIYQKRLKSF